In Amia ocellicauda isolate fAmiCal2 chromosome 7, fAmiCal2.hap1, whole genome shotgun sequence, one genomic interval encodes:
- the LOC136752882 gene encoding GTP-binding protein Rheb has protein sequence MPQPKHRKIAVLGYRSVGKSSLTIQFVEGQFVDSYDPTIENTFNKMVSVNGQDFNLQLVDTAGQDEYSIFPQSHSMDIHGYVLVYSVTSMKSFEVVQVLHDKLLDMVGKIQVPTVLVGNKKDLHMERVIKPEEGKKLADSWGAAFMESSAKENQTAVEVFKKIILEMERADGNAPAEDKKCRVM, from the exons ATGCCTCAACCGAAACACAGAAAAATTGCCGTTTTAGGGTACCGATCCGTAG GCAAGTCTTCGCTCACTATCCAGTTTGTGGAAGGGCAGTTTGTGGACTCCTATGACCCCACCATTGAAAACA CCTTTAATAAGATGGTGTCAGTGAATGGGCAGGACTTCAACCTGCAGCTCGTGGACACCGCAGGCCAG GATGAGTACTCCATCTTCCCCCAGTCCCACTCCATGGACATCCATGGCTATGTCCTGGTGTACTCGGTGACCTCCATGAAGAG tttTGAAGTGGTTCAGGTTCTCCATGATAAGCTGCTGGATATGGTTGGGAAAATACA GGTCCCAACTGTTCTTGTTGGGAACAAGAAAGATCTGCATATGGAGAG GGTCATCAAGCCAGAGGAGGGCAAGAAACTGGCTGACTCCTGGGGGGCGGCGTTCATGGAGTCCTCTGCCAAAGAGAACCAG ACGGCCGTGGAGGTATTCAAGAAGATCATCCTGGAGATGGAGAGGGCGGACGGCAACGCACCTGCAGAGGACAAGAAGTGCAGAGTGATGTAG